From one Triticum urartu cultivar G1812 chromosome 3, Tu2.1, whole genome shotgun sequence genomic stretch:
- the LOC125549339 gene encoding probable NADPH:quinone oxidoreductase 1, with product MKPSRTPIYTRAYDTREDSTMEAMASSPAAKPKPTTTLRVAAFSGSLRKGSWHGGLIRAAEELCEESIPGLRIDHVDISGLPMANPDLETDDGDGFPPDVEAFRDRVRAADCFLFASPEYNYSVTATLKNALDWASRGKHKGWADKAAAIVSAGGSCGGGRAAFHLRQIGVFLDIHFINKPELQVRAYEDPPKFDADGNLVDAETRERLKQVLLSLQAFALRLQH from the coding sequence ATGAAACCCAGTCGTACGCCCATTTATACCAGAGCATATGACACACGAGAGGATTCAACCATGGAAGCCATGGCGTCATCGCCGGCGGCTAAGCCTAAGCCCACCACCACCCTCCGCGTGGCCGCCTTCAGCGGCTCCCTCCGCAAGGGCTCGTGGCACGGCGGCCTCATCCGCGCGGCCGAGGAGCTGTGCGAGGAGTCCATCCCGGGGCTGCGAATCGACCACGTCGACATCTCCGGCCTGCCCATGGCCAACCCGGACCTGGAGACGGACGACGGCGACGGCTTCCCGCCGGACGTCGAGGCGTTCCGCGACAGGGTCCGCGCCGCCGACTGCTTCCTCTTCGCCTCGCCCGAGTACAACTACTCCGTCACCGCCACGCTGAAGAACGCGCTGGACTGGGCGTCGAGGGGCAAGCACAAGGGATGGGCGGACAAGGCGGCGGCCATCGTCTCCGCGGGCGGCAGCTGCGGCGGGGGCAGGGCGGCGTTCCACCTCCGCCAGATCGGGGTGTTCCTCGACATCCACTTCATCAACAAGCCGGAGCTCCAGGTCAGGGCGTACGAGGACCCGCCCAAGTTCGACGCCGACGGGAACCTCGTCGACGCCGAGACCAGGGAACGGCTCAAGCAGGTGCTCCTCTCGCTGCAGGCCTTTGCGCTCCGGCTCCAACATTAA